The Impatiens glandulifera chromosome 3, dImpGla2.1, whole genome shotgun sequence genome contains a region encoding:
- the LOC124932448 gene encoding non-specific lipid transfer protein GPI-anchored 12-like, whose amino-acid sequence MTTAKNTAVFVIISAIMLTLASGASPPPPPAPESPAPEPSSDLDCFPYLLNVSDCLSYVEKGSNLTDPEKGCCPELSRLVGTQPICLCQLLGNSSASLGIDIDVQKALKLPQVCSVSTPPTSYCAVAGYPVVSPSGPSPTKAPGVNPTAAAAEAETPEVGNKNGGSRSNINGLLPHFLAMFFAVFVFGLF is encoded by the exons ATGACAACGGCCAAAAACACTGCAGTTTTTGTCATTATATCCGCCATAATGCTAACTTTAGCAAGTGGAGcctctcctcctcctccgccgGCGCCGGAGTCTCCTGCGCCGGAGCCAAGTTCAGACTTGGACTGCTTTCCTTACTTACTGAATGTATCGGACTGCCTGTCGTACGTTGAAAAAGGGAGCAACTTAACGGACCCAGAAAAGGGATGTTGCCCGGAGCTAAGCCGTCTGGTGGGTACGCAACCAATCTGCCTTTGCCAGCTCCTAGGAAATTCCTCAGCTAGTCTTGGTATTGACATTGACGTCCAAAAAGCTCTCAAGCTTCCTCAAGTATGCTCTGTTTCCACTCCTCCGACCAGTTATTGCGCCG TGGCGGGATATCCAGTTGTATCTCCATCAGGACCATCACCAACTAAAGCACCTG GTGTAAATccaacagcagcagcagcagaagcAGAAACTCCAGAAGTAGGAAACAAAAATGGGGGCAGCAGATCAAACATTAATGGATTGTTGCCTCATTTTTTAGCCATGTTTTTTGCTGTCTTTGTATTTGGTTTGTTCTAA
- the LOC124929809 gene encoding mannan endo-1,4-beta-mannosidase 4-like, with translation MTQNNFLSLVLALVFYQVGFCFGEEFIKTNGTHFTLNGEKLYLNGFNAYWMMYTATDQTTRPNVESAFHQASINGMNVARTWAFSDGGYRPLQSAPGIYNEDTFKGLDFVISEASKYGVHLILSLVNNWDDFGGKKQYVEWGKESGRSISNVDEFFTDQVVRQYYKNHIETILMRKNSINGITYKDDPTIMAWELMNEPRCPSDLSGKTFQDWIIEMSNYVKSIDKNHLLEVGLEGFYNKTMQSKQFSNPSLLVGTDFISNNQVPAIDFATIHLYPNIWSPAIDEYVFVEQWIRNHIQDSNSIIEKPILLTEFGKSSRMSGFNVSVRDEYFGKVYDMLYDSAKNGESCAGGLFWQLLVSGLDNFRDGNEVILDQDNSTAMLILSQSNRIYALN, from the exons ATGACCCAaaacaactttctctctctagttcTTGCTCTGGTTTTCTATCAAGTAGGGTTTTGTTTTGGCGAAGAATTCATCAAAACAAATGGAACCCATTTCACGTTGAATGGAGAGAAACTCTATCTAAATGGGTTCAATGCATATTGGATGATGTACACAGCCACTGATCAAACCACAAGGCCAAACGTGGAATCTGCCTTTCACCAAGCTTCCATTAATGGTATGAACGTTGCAAGAACTTGGGCTTTCAGTGATGGCGGTTATCGCCCTCTTCAGTCCGCCCCTGGAATTTATAACGAGGACACGTTCAAG GGATTGGATTTTGTGATCTCGGAAGCAAGTAAGTATGGAGTTCATTTGATATTGAGTTTGGTGAATAATTGGGACGATTTTGGTGGAAAGAAACAATACGTTGAATGGGGAAAAGAGAGTGGGCGATCGATAAGCAATGTTGACGAGTTTTTTACCGACCAAGTTGTGAGACAATATTACAAAAATCATATCGAG ACAATTCTCATGAGAAAAAATTCTATAAACGGGATAACATATAAAGACGACCCTACAATCATGGCATGGGAATTGATGAACGAACCTCGTTGTCCATCGGATTTATCTGGAAAAACCTTTCAA GATTGGATTATAGAAATGAGTAACTATGTTAAATCAATTGATAAGAATCATCTGCTAGAAGTGGGGCTTGAGGGATTCTATAACAAGACAATGCAATCCAAGCAATTCTCAAATCCTAGCCTCTTAGTTGGGACTGACTTCATCTCCAATAATCAAGTTCCAGCCATTGATTTTGCCACAATTCACCTTTATCCCAATATATG gtCACCTGCGATAGATGAGTACGTTTTTGTGGAACAATGGATTCGAAATCATATTCAGGATTCTAATTCGATTATCGAAAAACCCATTTTGTTGACGGAATTTGGAAAATCTTCGAGAATGTCAGGGTTCAACGTGAGCGTAAGAGATGAATATTTCGGTAAGGTTTATGATATGTTGTATGATAGTGCAAAAAATGGTGAATCTTGTGCTGGAGGACTCTTCTGGCAACTCTTGGTTTCTGGATTGGACAACTTTAGAGATGGTAATGAAGTTATTCTTGATCAAGATAATTCTACTGCTATGCTAATTCTTAGCCAATCTAATCGTATTTACGCTCTTAATTAG
- the LOC124930045 gene encoding NADPH-dependent aldehyde reductase-like protein, chloroplastic → MAEETVITVSLPLRDRIAIITGGSHGIGQAIAIHLASLGAKIVINYSSSSSQAADQVVSQINSVSNYQSPCAIAVKADVSDPDQVKNLFDSAESAFNGSSIHILVNSAGIMDRYTSILSTSVEDFDRTFAVNCRGAFLCCKEAGNRLKKGGGGRIICLTTSLVAALKPGVGPYTASKAAVEAMVKILAKELKGTGITANCVAPGPIATELFFTGKTEEMVNRIVGECPLGRLGEPKDVATVVGFLAGDAGEWVNGQVIRVNGGFV, encoded by the coding sequence ATGGCTGAAGAAACCGTGATCACCGTCTCCCTTCCTCTCCGGGACCGGATCGCGATAATAACAGGAGGCTCCCATGGAATCGGTCAAGCCATAGCCATTCACCTAGCTTCCCTCGGTGCTAAAATCGTCATTAACTACTCCTCCAGTTCTTCGCAAGCAGCCGATCAAGTTGTTTCACAAATCAATTCCGTCTCCAACTATCAGTCGCCTTGCGCAATCGCCGTCAAGGCCGATGTATCCGATCCGGATCAGGTGAAGAACTTATTCGACTCCGCCGAATCTGCTTTCAACGGTTCATCTATTCACATCCTGGTCAATTCGGCAGGAATCATGGACAGGTACACCTCAATTTTATCCACTTCAGTTGAAGATTTCGATCGGACCTTCGCGGTGAACTGTAGAGGTGCGTTTTTGTGCTGTAAGGAAGCCGGTAATCGGTTGAAGAAAGGCGGAGGGGGAAGGATAATCTGCCTGACGACTTCACTTGTGGCGGCGTTGAAGCCAGGGGTGGGACCGTATACGGCGTCGAAGGCGGCGGTGGAGGCGATGGTGAAGATCTTGGCGAAGGAATTGAAAGGAACGGGGATTACGGCAAATTGCGTTGCGCCGGGGCCGATTGCTACAGAGCTGTTCTTCACGGGGAAGACGGAGGAGATGGTGAATAGGATAGTCGGAGAGTGCCCGTTGGGACGGCTTGGAGAGCCCAAAGATGTGGCTACGGTCGTTGGGTTTCTGGCCGGCGACGCCGGAGAATGGGTTAACGGTCAGGTCATTCGAGTCAATGGTGGCTTTGTGTGA
- the LOC124931227 gene encoding outer envelope protein 61-like — protein MFNGMMDPELIRMAQEQMSRMSPSEFARIQEQMTSNPDLMRMASEGMKNMRPEDLRMAAEQLKNTRPEEMAEIGEKMANASPEEIAAMRSRLGGQVTYEINGAEILKKQGNELHSQGKYDEALKKYSRAKTNVKDIPSSKARNLLLACSLNMMSCYLKTRQFDECIKEGSEVLGYDVNNVKALYRRGQAYKELQQLEDAVSDLNKAHEVTPEDETIAEVLRDAKEKLSTQPSRRPSGGLVIEEIVEEEQNELPKNHENSNREDNKRQSVSSSQTPSNSAEYLQTLNNPESIRSFQSFMSQANPETLSALGGQAEGISPEMIKTASNMMSKMSPEELQRMVQLASSFQGENPYLKKNGSSNPSTGFRSGGSMPTPDMNPEMIKMASDMVGNMSVEERQKMFDMASSLRTKGSDAVPVPSLHSNGLRSESGSRSAEGFVEEEEEGYLQAGPSESRNVSNSGFSNPSTDLQDQMRNQMKDPAMRQMFSSMMKNMSPDMMASMSEQFGYKLSKEDAEKAQKAMSSLSPDDLDKMMKWADRIQKGVEVTKKTKNWVLGKPGMICAILMLLLAVVLHFLGYIGK, from the exons ATGTTTAACGGAATGATGGATCCGGAATTGATCAGGATGGCTCAAGAGCAGATGAGCCGGATGTCGCCCTCCGAATTCGCCAGGATTCAAGAGCAG ATGACATCTAATCCTGACTTGATGAGGATGGCTTCTGAAGGCATGAAAAACATGAGGCCCGAAGACTTGAGAATGGCTGCAGAGCAACTTAAGAATACTCGTCCAGAGGAGATGGCTGAGATTGGTGAGAAGATGGCCAATGCATCCCCTGAAGAAATAGCTGCGATGCGCTCGCGTTTGGGGGGTCAAGTTACTTATGAAATAAATGGGGCTGAGATCCTTAAGAAACAG GGAAATGAACTTCACAGTCAGGGAAAGTATGATGAAGCATTGAAGAAATATTCACGA GCAAAGACAAATGTAAAAGACATACCATCCTCCAAAGCCAGAAACTTGTTGTTGGCATGCTCCCTTAACATGATGTCATGCTACTTGAAAACTAGACAATTTGACGAATGCATTAAAGAAGGGTCTGAG GTATTGGGATATGATGTGAATAATGTCAAAGCACTCTATCGAAGGGGTCAAGCTTATAAGGAATTACAACAACTAGAA GATGCTGTCTCTGATCTAAATAAAGCCCATGAAGTCACTCCAGAGGATGAAACGATTGCAGAAGTTTTAAG GGATGCCAAGGAAAAGTTATCAACACAACCTAGTCGTCGTCCCTCTGGAG GGTTAGTTATTGAGGAAATAGTGGAGGAGGAGCAGAATGAGTTGCCTAAAAATCATGAAAATTCTAACAGGGAAGATAATAAGAGGCAGTCTGTAAGCAGCAGCCAGACTCCATCAAATAGTGCAGAGTACTTGCAGACTTTGAATAACCCTGAGTCAATTAG ATCTTTCCAGAGCTTCATGTCTCAAGCGAACCCAGAGACTTTGTCTGCTTTAGGTGGGCAAGCGGAAGGAATATCTCCTGAAATGATTAAAACAGCTTCTAATATGATGAGCAAGATGTCTCCTGAAGAACTCCAAAGAATGGTTCAATTAGCTTCTTCATTTCAAGGCGAGAATCCTTACCTTAAGAAGAATGGATCTTCAAACCCTAGTACTGGCTTCAGATCTGGTGGGTCCATGCCCACTCCTGATATGAATCCTGAAATGATCAAAATGGCAAGTGATATGGTGGGTAATATGTCTGTAGAGGAACGACAGAAGATGTTTGATATGGCTTCATCCTTAAGAACCAAGGGCTCAGATGCTGTACCAGTACCGTCTTTACATTCCAATGGGCTTAGATCAGAATCTGGATCAAGATCTGCTGAAGGttttgttgaagaagaagaggagggaTACCTACAGGCTGGACCTTCAGAGTCCAGAAATGTTTCCAACTCTGGTTTCTCCAATCCGTCAACTGATCTTCAAGACCAAATGAGAAACCAGATGAAAGATCCCGCCATGCGGCAG ATGTTTTCttcaatgatgaaaaatatgagCCCAGATATGATGGCAAGCATGAGCGAACAATTTGGATATAAACTTTCAAAGGAGGATGCTGAAAAGGCACAAAAAGCCATGTCTTCATTGTCTCCGGATGACCTGGATAAAATG ATGAAGTGGGCAGATAGGATACAAAAAGGAGTCGAGGTGACAAAAAAGACGAAGAATTGGGTATTGGGAAAACCGGGGATGATATGTGCCATACTTATGCTTCTCTTGGCTGTAGTTCTTCACTTTCTCGGCTATATTGGAAAGTAG
- the LOC124930939 gene encoding E3 ubiquitin-protein ligase RHF2A-like, which translates to MDDDEGKSDDDVHHHLTSAAAFVEGGIQEACDDACSICLESFCDTDPSTVTSCKHEFHLQCILEWCQRSSQCPMCWQLISLKDPSSQELLDAVEHEKNIRLNPPTRNTTIFRHPTLGDFELQHLPGSATTGSELEERIIQHLAAAAAMGSRTHHVARRELGHERGSDDHGVHPHFLVFSTHPNTPPTQIGEDELDPSASVAITALPSSVSTQDSVAASASGSTSITTSHHGSSSSNSSNNHQYPNHQEKAGPSDLQSISEAIRSRFNTLTMRYKESITKGTRGWKDRLLSRNTNNSEVRKVGGMNEGTTSGAAAAVSGQTDNSITDSVDNHQLMEPI; encoded by the exons ATGGATGATGATGAGGGAAagagtgatgatgatgttcatCATCATTTGACATCAGCTGCTGCTTTTGTGGAAGGAGGAATTCAAGAAGCTTGTGATGATGCTTGTAGTATATGCCTTGAATCATTCTGCGACACCGATCCTTCTACA GTAACTAGTTGTAAGCATGAGTTTCATCTCCAGTGTATTCTTGAATG GTGTCAGAGAAGCTCACAGTGTCCTATGTGTTGGCAACTTATTAGTCTAAAGGATCCAAGCAG CCAGGAGTTACTTGATGCTGTAGaacatgagaagaatattaggTTGAATCCACCAACCAGAAATACTACAATATTTCGTCATCCAACCCTAGGGGATTTTGAGCTACAACAT cTTCCAGGCAGTGCTACTACTGGTTCTGAACTTGAAGAGCGAATAATCCAACATTTAGCTGCGGCTGCTGCAATGGGTAGTAGAACACACCATGTTGCTAGGAGAGAATTAGGTCATGAGAGGGGGTCCGATGATCATGGTGTTCATCCACATTTCCTAGTGTTCTCCACCCATCCAAATACACCTCCAACTCAGATCGGAGAAGATGAACTTGATCCTTCTGCTTCTGTCGCCATAACTGCCCTACCTTCTTCAGTTTCAACTCAAGATTCAGTAGCTGCCTCAGCATCAGGCTCGACCAGCATCACAACATCTCACCATGGAAGCTCCTCCTCCAACTCTTCGAACAATCATca ATATCCAAATCATCAAGAGAAGGCAGGACCATCTGATCTCCAGTCAATTTCCGAGGCTATTAGATCTCGGTTCAATACATTGACAATGAG GTATAAAGAGTCTATAACAAAGGGCACAAGAGGATGGAAGGACAGATTGTTGTCCCGAAACACGAATAATTCCGAAGTAAGAAAAGTAGGAGGGATGAATGAAGGAACAACAAGTGGTGCTGCTGCTGCTGTGTCAGGACAAACAGACAATTCAATAACAGATTCTGTTGACAACCATCAGTTAATGGAGCCAATCTGA